Proteins co-encoded in one Marmota flaviventris isolate mMarFla1 chromosome 9, mMarFla1.hap1, whole genome shotgun sequence genomic window:
- the LOC114088827 gene encoding olfactory receptor 8G50-like isoform X1 produces the protein MRIFEKMAEGNHSTVTEFILVGLTDKPGLQLPLFLLFLGVYMFTVVGNLGMITLIGLSSHLHTPMYYLLSSLSFIDLCQSTVITPKMLVNFVIEKNTISYAECMTQLYFFTIFAIAECHVLSVMAYDRYVAICNPLLYNVTMSNQVCSWMVVGVYSMSLIGASAHTVCMLRVLFCKDNIINHYFCDLFPLLELSCSSTFINEVIGLCLSAFNIFVPTLTILSSYVFIIASILRIRSTEGRAKAFSTCSSHVSAVALFFGSLAFMYLQPSSVNSMDQGKVSSVFYTIIVPMLNPLIYSLRNKDVKNALYKLFGKRNFP, from the exons atgaggattttt GAGAAAATGGCAGAGGGAAATCATTCTACAGTGACTGAGTTCATCCTGGTTGGATTAACAGACAAACCAGGGCTCCAGCTgcccctcttccttcttttcctaggAGTCTATATGTTCACAGTGGTGGGGAACCTGGGTATGATCACACTGATTGGGCTCAGCTCTCATttgcacacccccatgtactaTCTCCTCAGCAGTCTCTCCTTCATTGACCTCTGCCAATCCACTGTCATTACTCCCAAAATGCTGGTGAACTTTGTGATAGAGAAAAACACCATCTCCTATGCTGAATGCATGACTCAGCTCTACTTCTTTACTATTTTTGCAATTGCAGAGTGTCACGTGTTGTCTGTAATGGCATATGACCGCTATGTTGCTATCTGTAACCCCTTGCTTTACAATGTTACCATGTCTAATCAAGTCTGTTCCTGGATGGTAGTTGGGGTGTATAGCATGAGCTTGATTGGTGCCTCAGCTCACACTGTTTGCATGCTAAGAGTGCTTTTCTGTAAGGATAATATAATAAACCATTATTTCTGTGATCTTTTTCCACTACTGGAGCTCTCCTGCTCCAGTACATTTATAAATGAAGTAATAGGTCTGTGCTTAAGTGCATTTAATATCTTTGTTCCAACCCTGACAATCCTTAGCTCCTATGTCTTCATCATAGCTAGCATCCTACGCATTCGCTCTACTGAGGGCAGAGCCAAAGCCTTTAGCACATGCAGCTCCCATGTCTCAGCTGTTGCTCTCTTCTTTGGTTCTCTAGCGTTCATGTACTTACAACCATCATCAGTCAACTCCATGGATCAAGGGAAAGTGTCCTCCGTGTTTTACACTATTATTGTGCCCATGCTGAACCCTCTTATATATAGCCTAAGGAATAAAGATGTCAAAAATGCTCTATATAAGctctttggaaaaagaaatttcccATAA
- the LOC114088827 gene encoding olfactory receptor 8G50-like isoform X2 — MAEGNHSTVTEFILVGLTDKPGLQLPLFLLFLGVYMFTVVGNLGMITLIGLSSHLHTPMYYLLSSLSFIDLCQSTVITPKMLVNFVIEKNTISYAECMTQLYFFTIFAIAECHVLSVMAYDRYVAICNPLLYNVTMSNQVCSWMVVGVYSMSLIGASAHTVCMLRVLFCKDNIINHYFCDLFPLLELSCSSTFINEVIGLCLSAFNIFVPTLTILSSYVFIIASILRIRSTEGRAKAFSTCSSHVSAVALFFGSLAFMYLQPSSVNSMDQGKVSSVFYTIIVPMLNPLIYSLRNKDVKNALYKLFGKRNFP; from the coding sequence ATGGCAGAGGGAAATCATTCTACAGTGACTGAGTTCATCCTGGTTGGATTAACAGACAAACCAGGGCTCCAGCTgcccctcttccttcttttcctaggAGTCTATATGTTCACAGTGGTGGGGAACCTGGGTATGATCACACTGATTGGGCTCAGCTCTCATttgcacacccccatgtactaTCTCCTCAGCAGTCTCTCCTTCATTGACCTCTGCCAATCCACTGTCATTACTCCCAAAATGCTGGTGAACTTTGTGATAGAGAAAAACACCATCTCCTATGCTGAATGCATGACTCAGCTCTACTTCTTTACTATTTTTGCAATTGCAGAGTGTCACGTGTTGTCTGTAATGGCATATGACCGCTATGTTGCTATCTGTAACCCCTTGCTTTACAATGTTACCATGTCTAATCAAGTCTGTTCCTGGATGGTAGTTGGGGTGTATAGCATGAGCTTGATTGGTGCCTCAGCTCACACTGTTTGCATGCTAAGAGTGCTTTTCTGTAAGGATAATATAATAAACCATTATTTCTGTGATCTTTTTCCACTACTGGAGCTCTCCTGCTCCAGTACATTTATAAATGAAGTAATAGGTCTGTGCTTAAGTGCATTTAATATCTTTGTTCCAACCCTGACAATCCTTAGCTCCTATGTCTTCATCATAGCTAGCATCCTACGCATTCGCTCTACTGAGGGCAGAGCCAAAGCCTTTAGCACATGCAGCTCCCATGTCTCAGCTGTTGCTCTCTTCTTTGGTTCTCTAGCGTTCATGTACTTACAACCATCATCAGTCAACTCCATGGATCAAGGGAAAGTGTCCTCCGTGTTTTACACTATTATTGTGCCCATGCTGAACCCTCTTATATATAGCCTAAGGAATAAAGATGTCAAAAATGCTCTATATAAGctctttggaaaaagaaatttcccATAA